The DNA sequence GCGCAACGTAGCGGAGCACCAGTTCCATGTCCGACTCCAGGGTCTTCGTGTCAAAATTCTGGGGATGGAATCAGCCACGATCCTGGATCACCATAAGATTTACCAGGTAAAAAAGCTCAGCATCGGGGGAATGCTGATCGTATCGGACCAGGCTTTTGTTCCCGAAGAGCGATTCAAGATGGAACTCATCTTTCCTGGAAACGGGGACCACGTGACCTTTATGGGACGAATTGCCTACAGCGGGGAAGTTTCCGACAGTCGTCCCCTATCCTTTGATACCGGCATCGAGTTTTTTGATATGGAAAAGAATGACAGGAAAAAACTGGAGGCCTTCGTCCATTCCCTTAGGGAACCCGCCCCCTGATTTCCAGGATTCCCTTTACTTAAAAGCTCCCGTAACAGCAAAGATAAGAAGAATCACTGCGATCACAAACAGAACAGCACCGGCGATCTTCACCCAGCTCCAGGGCCGCTCCGCCCGGATTTCCGCCGTCTGACCGTTGACCAGAAACCGGTAAACCTTCTCTCCGAACTTATAGGAGCTGATCCAGATGGGGAGCAGGATGTGCTTGAAGGTCACGTCGTCATATCGTGTTTTGACGTCTTGGATTCTCTGATGATCTCCGCCGATATCGTTCCGGATCGCCTCACGGATCGCTCCATCCATCACCTCCCGGGCCTGGTCAAATCCCTCGCTCAGGGTAACGGTATAGGTTTCCGCCTTGAATCCGCTCAGATAATCGGGGGAAAAAGGAACCAGCTGGTTTAGATTCCACGTGGTGAGCTTCCACGCCAGCCGTTCGGGAAGAGACCGGCTTGCCGGCACCAGCGTATCATTGAAGGCCTTTCGCACGGTTCCGGAAACCGATGACCAGCGCGTCTTTCGTACACGGCGTGTCTTATGAACGGTCCGCCCCCCCTCCGTCGTGGAATAGGATTCATTCTCCCAGTAATCGTCTCCCCTCTGTCCCTTATAGAGAGATGTCGTGTCGGCATCGTACGTCCAGAAAGGCGTGTAGAGACCCTGAAGAGCCTGGGGGTAGTGCACATCCCGTTTCAGCCGAGAAGGGGCAAACCAGAGGCCGCGAAGCCAGGTTCGAAAGGATTTGACCGCCTGATCGCGTGTAACTTTGAAGGGGAGCAGAGACCGCGGCTGAATCAGCTTTTGAGTTTTCCCTTCCTCCACGATATGGGTTCCGCAGAAGGGACAGGATAGGGAGGTCAGCTTCGGGTCGTGGGTGGAAGAAGCGCCGCAGGCCCGACACTGGATGGTTTGTGCCTCAACCGTTTCCTGTGTCTCTTCCTTCGAGAGAAAGTCCTCGAAGTCAAGTTCCTCGATGTTGGCCCCGTCGGGGGAATCGATCACCTGCTGCTGCGCGCAGAAGGGGCAGGTCAGGGTTCCCGAAGCGGGATCGAAGGCAAATTGGGCTCCGCAGCCCCTGCATCGAAAGAGATGTTCAGAGGATCGGGTTCTCGAATCGTCCTTCGTCATTGACCCACAATGTACCACGGATGGACAACCCGGGAAAGAAGAAGATGATCGTCCCCGCATCGATCTCTCCTGCTTCTGCTATGATAAATTCATGAAACGCAAAGCCTTTATCACGGGGATCACGGGCCAGGACGGTTCCTACCTTGCCGAATTCCTGCTGGAAAAAGACTATGAGGTGTTCGGGCTTATTCGCCGCACGTCCCACAGCCGTCTGGACCGGATCGAACACCTTGTCGATTCCATTGAGCTGGTTTCGGGAGATTTGACCGACCTGGCTTCGCTTCTCCAGGCACTGAAGGCGATCCAGCCCGACGAAGTGTACAACCTGGCCGCCCAGTCCTTCGTTCCGACATCGTGGAACCAGCCGGTCCTGACGGCGGATATCACGGCCCTCGGCCCTGTCCGGCTTCTTGAAGCCATCCGCGGAAATGGAAGACCGGTCCGGTTTTACCAGGCATCCTCCTCGGAGATGTTCGGGAAGGTGGATCGAGTCCCGCAAAATGAGACAACGCCTTTCCATCCCCGCTCTCCTTACGGGGTTTCTAAGGTCTATGCGCATCTCATCACTGTGAATTACCGTGAATCCTACAACATGTTTACCTGTTCCGGGATCCTGTTCAACCACGAGTCTCCCCGCAGGGGCCTGGAATTCGTGACCCGGAAGATTTCCCATGCCGTGGCGAGAATCAAATCGGGTCTTCAATCCACCCTTACCCTGGGAAATCTCGATGCAAAAAGAGACTGGGGCTACGCGGGGGATTACGTGGAAGCCATCTGGAAGATGCTCCAGGCCGACACTCCAGAGGACTATGTGGTCGCAACGGGGGAAACTCATTCGGTGAGGGAATTCTGTGCAGAGGCCTTCTCTCATGTCGACCTGAACTGGGAGGACCACGTTCGTACCGACCCGGGCCTCCTTCGTCCCGCCGATGTGGAACTCCTTGTGGGCGATGCCTCGAAAATCCGCAGCCGACTGGGCTGGACACCCCGGGTTTCCTTTCCCGAGCTGGTCAGGATGATGGTGGATGCCGATCTCAAAGATCTGGGTCATTCCCGCTAGCGTTGCCGCCTTCCCGGCCGCCCTTGCTTTCACCCGACTGACGAACGCTCCTCTGCTTTTTCCCTTCGCCGCGGCACTCCTTTTCTACCCCGCCTTTATCCGGACCCTCCTCAGGGGACATTTCGGGTCCGCGTTTCGTCTTTCGGTCCTCTGGGCCCTTTCCGGGACCCTTACCGTTCTGATTTTCACGACTCTGGCACCCCGGGAAGCCGACGCATCGATTCTGAACGGACGTGCCTATCGAGTCGAAATGATGGAATGGATGGAAACGGGGACCGGCAGGGAATCGACTCCCTCCGCCTTTCTGCCCCAGCACGCACTTCACCTGGGCCTCTTTTCCGCGGCCACCGTGGGTTCCGCGGGACTCCTGGGGCTTGTCGCCGGCGCCTATCTTCTCAATTACATGAACGTCTATGTCGCGACCTACGCGGCATCGTCCGGGACCGGATGGATCGGCTGGATCCTGGCCTGGCATCCCTGGGCACTGATCCGTGTCGCCTCCTACCTGGCCCTGGGAGTCTATCTCTCCGCTGTTTTTCTGCGGCTGACAAAAAAGATCGATTCTCTTCCCCCCTCCCGCTGGCTCTGGCTGGGAATGGGCGGTACGGTCCTGGACGTTCTTATGAAGATCATTCTGGCTCCCGGATGGCACAGGCTTCTTGCTTCGTTTCATGGATTATCCTTACCCTGAACCAGAAAAATATGCCGTTTTATTTGATATAATCAAAGTTCACAACCCTTTCCGTAACGTGCTGTAGAAAGGAGACCACCCATGCGAAACCATCGATTCACCCTGCTTTTTCTGGCCTTCAGCCTGATCGCTGCCTGTACCCTCCAGGCCGCGGAAAAACGGGCCTTCACGATTCCCGACCTCTATTCCATCCAGTACCTTTCGGACCTTCAGATCTCCCCCGACGGTACGGAACTGGCCTTTACCGTATCGGAATATGACCTTCCCCGCGCAAAGAGAACTTCGGCGATCTGGCTCATGAATACCGATGGAAGTAACCTCAGAAAATTCACTTCGGGTGAAGCCCTGGATCGAACTCCCCGCTGGTCCCCAGACGGAAAGACTCTGGCATTCACCTCGACAAGAGAAAAATCCACTCAGCTCTACGTGATTCCACGTTCCGGAGGTGAAGCACGGTGCCTGGCAAAACTGACTTTTGGCGCCTCCGACCCGGTCTGGTCGCCCGATGGACGATTCATCGTGGTGGCTTCAGACCTCTATCCCGAATGCGGTCCCACAGCCGAATGCAATGACAAGCGGAAGAAAGACGCGGATGAAGGTCCCTCTCAGGCCCACCTGGCCGACAGCCTTCTCTACCGCCACTGGGACGACTGGAAGGACGGAAAGCGGACCCATCTCATCCGCATCGATATGGAGGGAGGTCTGACTGACCTGACCCCCGGAGACTGGGACTCGCCTGAATTTTCACTCGGGGGATCGCGTTACGGGTTCACTCCCGATGGCTCTGCGTTCTACTTCACCTCCAAGCGGGTCGATAATCCCGCAGAGTCTACCAACGTGGACATCTGGCGGATCGGCCTGAAGGATCCTGAAACCATGAAAGCGCAAAGGCTTACAACGAATCCGGCCTATGACGGACAACCCGTAATTTCTCCCGACGGCACGCGTCTGGCCTTTCTGACCCAGACGATTCCCGGATATGAAGCGGACCTCTTTCGCCTGGCCATCCTGGACCTGGCATCAAAGAAGGTCCGGCTTCTCACCGATCTCGATTCTTTTGACAACTGGATCAACCACGTGGAATGGTCAAAGGACGGAAGGGAGCTTTATGCCACGGCGCAGGTGGAGGGTGACACCCCCTTTTACAGGGTAGACATCGAATCCGTAAAGTTCACAAAGATCTTTACCCATGAGGCTATCGACAGCTTTATCCTGGATCCTTCCGAAACTCATCTTTTCTATATTCACCGTTCCGTGGGAGAACCCACTGAAATTTATGTAAAGGACCTCAAGAAAGACACCGCACCCAAACGGCTGACTTCCTTCAGTGAAAGGCTCCTTCAGGAAGTGGATGTCCGCCCCGCAGAGCGTATGTGGATCAAGGGAGCCGACGGAAAAGAGCTTCAGGTTTTTCTCGTAAAACCCCACGGCTTCGATCCATCGAAGAAATACCCCCTGATTCTTAACGTTCATGGCGGTCCGCAGATGATGTGGCAGGACTCCTTCCGCGGCGACTGGCAGGTCTACCCGGGCGCCGGATACATCGTCGCCTTCCCCAATCCTCACGGATCCACCGGTTACGGGCAGGAATACTGCGCGGAAATTTCGGGAGACTGGGGCGGAAAGGTGTACGAAGACGTCTTGAAGGTGACCGATTACCTGGCCTCCCTGCCCTACGTTGACGCCGAACGGATCGGAGCCATGGGATGGTCCTACGGCGGCTACATGATGGACTGGATCCTGGGACACACCGACCGCTATCAGTGCCTTGCCTCGATGATGGGGGTCTACGACCTCCGCTCCATGTACGGGGCCACCGAAGAGCTATGGTTTCCCGAATGGGACCTGAAGGGCACACCCTGGGATTCGGAGCAGTACGCGACCTTCTCTCCCTCCTTCTATGCCTCCAGTTTCAAAACTCCAACCCTGGTGATCTCGGGGGAGAAGGATTTCCGGGTTCCCTACACCCAGAGCCTCCAGCTCTTTACGGCACTCCAGAAGCAGGGCGTGCCCTCACGGCTCATCATCTTCAAGAACTCGGGGCACTGGCCGTCCTGGTGGGATATGATCCTCTACTATACGGCCCACCTGGAATGGTTCCAGACCTACCTGGGCGGGGACGGCCCGCCCTGGAGCGTGAAGGATTTCGTTGCCAACCGGGTCTTTGACACCGAGACCGGGAAACGCCTGGACCTCGAGGCTCCATGACACGGACGTTCAAGCTGTCCCGGGACTCGGGCCCGAAAAGTTACAGAGTCAACTATGCAGGGGAGCTGAACAGCGAACAGCATGACGTCGTGATGGCTCCCGGCGGGCCGATGCTGGTCATTGCCGGGGCGGGATCAGGAAAGACACGGACGCTGACCTACCGGGTGGCCCGCCTGATCGAGGACGGGATACCGCCGAACCGGATTCTGCTCCTGACCTTCACCAATAAGGCGGCCCGGGAAATGCTCATGCGCGTGGAAGCTCTCTGCGGCATGGAGTGTCCCCGGGGCTGGAGCGGTACCTTTCATCACATGGGGAACCTCTTCCTGCGCCGCCATGCGGAATCCCTTGGGCTGAAACCCAATTTTTCCATCATGGACCGTGAGGACACCAAGGACCTTCTGGATGCCATCGTGGAAGACCTCGGGTATTCCAACCTTCCGGTGCGTTTCGTGTCCACGGACGTCCTCGTGGAGCTCTACAGCCTCAGCGTCAACACCGAAGTCGACGTGGAGGGACTCGTCCACGACCGATATCCCCAGTTCACGGCACAGCTCACGGAGATCCAGAAGGTCCTCATCACCTATAACGAACGAAAGCTCGCGGAAAACCTGGTTGACTTCGACGACCTGCAGAGCCTCATGCTCCGCGGCCTTCTGGAACATGAGGAAATCAGGACCCACTACCAGAACCACTTCCTTCACATCCTGGTGGATGAATACCAGGATACAAACAAGATTCAGGCCGACCTGGTCGACCTCCTCGTCGGTCCTCAGCGCAACCTGATGGTGGTGGGTGACGACGCCCAGAGCATCTATTCCTTCCGGGGCGCAAACTTCGAAAATATCATTACCTTCCCTGACCGGTTCAGGGACGCGAAAATCTTCTACCTTACAACAAACTACCGCTCCACACCCGAGGTTCTGAATTTCGCCAACGACTCCATCCGGCACAATCAGCGGCAGTTCGAAAAGGAACTGCATCCCGTGAGGGAATCCAGCGGGGTTCCCGTCACGATCGTTCCCTGTCCCGATGTCTATATTCAGGCTGAATTCTGCGCGCAGAAAATCCTTCAGCTGATGGAGGAGGGGCTGGACCCCCAATCGATCGCCATCCTCTATCGGTCCCACTTTCAGAGCATGGAAGTTCAGCTGGAGTTCACCCGGCGCGGTATCCCTTACGAAATCCGCTCCGGCATGCGCTTCTTCGAGCAGAAGCACGTCAAGGACATCATGGCCTTCCTTCGGATCACCGTGAACGCGTCCGACGAGCCGGCGTGGAAGAGGGCGCTGAAGTTGTATCCAACCGTGGGAAATCGAACGGCTGCGCTCCTCCACGCCCATGTTTCAAAAGCCTCGGATCCCCTGCGCGCGGCTATCTCATCCGACTTCATCAAGGCAGCCCCCAAACGCAGTCAGGCCTCCGCCGCCCGTTTCCAGGAACTGGTCAAGGACCTCATGGGACCTCGCCACCAGGGTGATCCGGCCGAGGCGATCCGGACCATCGTGGAGGTCATGTACCGGGATTACGCAGTCCATACCTTTCCCAACGCCCAGGCGCGCCTGGACGACCTGGAAGAGATGGCCCAGTTTGCCTCCCGCTACGGGACGATTGAGGATTTCCTCCGGGAACTTGCCCTCCTTTCGGAGCTCTCGGGAGAGGATGTGGCCGCAGGGGATAAGGAAGGGGACCGCATCATCCTCTCCACCGTCCACCAGGCGAAGGGCCTGGAATGGGACGCCGTCATCGTGATCGGTCTGGCGGAACACCAGTTTCCCTCTCACTGGGCCCTGAAAAGCCCCGACGGAGAGGAGGAGGAGAGAAGGCTCTTCTACGTGGCCTGCACACGCGCCAGGGATGAGCTCGTCCTGGCCTACCCACAGATGGGACACCAGCGGGGAAATCGGGACACAATCCAGAGGGTTTCCCGCTTTATCGGCGAGGTCAGCCCCCGCCTCTGGGAGCCGGTTCAGCTTGTTCAGGATTACGGCTGGTAAGTCGGCCCCCATCCCGAAACTTCATGAATTATCTGTGATATGATGAATATTGATACGCAGTATCATTTAATGACTCCCAGGAGGAGACCATGAACCGCACGATTCGAACCCTGTCCGCATTCGTACTGTTGACCATCCTTGCCGCGTTTGCCCTTGCTACAGGTCAGGAAGAAAAACCGGGACAGCCGGCGATGTCCCCCGAAGAGCAGGCCATGATGGAAAAATGGCAGACCTACATGACCCCGGGACCCGAACATCTGAAGATGGCACGCTTTGTGGGATCGTGGAATGTTAGGGCAAAATTATGGATGCAGCCGGGGACCGAGCCCCAGCTGAGCGAGGCGACGGCGGAAGTCACCTCGATCCTTGGCGACCGTTTCCTCCAGATGACCTATACCGGTTCGTTCATGGGAATGCCCTTCGAAGGCCGGAATCTTTTGGGATACGACAATTACACGAAGAAGTACACCAGCATCTGGTTTGATTCCATGGGAACGGGGTTTTACCTCACCTCGGGAACCTGTGACGATGCCGGAAAAGTTTGCACGGAGACGGGAATCTGGGACGACGCGGTGACCGAGCAGAAGGTCGCCGTCCGAACCGTCACAACGTGGAAGGATAAGAATACCATCGTGATGGAAACCTACTCCACTTACCCGGACACTCCTGAATTCAAGAGCATGGAGCTTTTCTACACCCGCAGGTAACTGGTTAAGGAAACCCGGTCAGTCAAGTGGATCTTCCAGGGCTGTCCGGGCTTTCGACAGCACAAGATCCAGGATCACGGGATCCTCTCCCAGGGGGGGAAGGACCTCGATTTTCAGATCGGAGTATCGGGAGGATACGGCAAGAACCTGTCCCGGGATATCCCGGGACACGTGGCCCCCTCCCGACATGAAGAGCGGATAGATCACGAGTCGTTCAATTCCCCGGGCTCGGGCTTCTTCGGCCCGTTCCAGAAGGGTTGGAGAAACAAACTCCATGTAAGCCAAAGTCACACGATCCCTTCCGAGTATTTCAGCAAGGTGTCGGTCCATATCTTCAAAAGGCTGCCTCCAGCGCGGATCGGGGCTTCCATGGGCCATGAGAACCAGCAGAGTTTTCATAATCGAATCTCCTTTCTGGAAGGAAACGCACGATTCGGATGTCTCATTCCCCCGTAAGAGGAATCTGCAGACCGGAGGAGATCCAGCGGCCCGGCATCGCGATATCGAGGCGATCCTGGTAGGACGTATTCGTCAGGTTTTGAATATCCAGAAAGAACGTGATGTCCTTCCAGTTGCAGAGAACGCGAAGATCGGCCAGAAACCGCGAGTCCAGTGTTTCGGGATCCTCCCAGCGCGCCGAAAGAGTTCCCCGTACCTGGCTGAAACGAAAGTGGACCAGGCCCCCGGCCTCCAGGGCGGAGTAGTCGGACAGGTACTTCAGCCGGTCCGGGGGAAGGGGAGCGTCGACATCCCGGGCGGCGGCAAAAACCGTGACGGTGCCCAGCCGAATCCTGAATTCCAGGCCGGCAGAAAAGAACGGTTCCAGGTTGACGGCGTGAAAAGTTGCACGGCCGTCATCGGATACCCACTCAATCTCGTCAGAGTGGTGACGGCCCCAGAGGGAAACGGTCCAGTTCTTTCCCGCCACGTTCCACTCCGCTTCCACCATGTCCGGGGATTCAAGGTTCGGGTTCCCGAGGTTAGCGGGACTGGCGTAATAGAGCTCCGTAAAGGAGGGAAGCCGGCTTCCCCGGCGAAGGGTAAAAGAGGTGGAAATCAGATCCATAGTGCGCTCGACACTCAGAGAAGGAAGGAGGAGCATGGTTCCTGATCCTCCCTCCAGCCCGAGAGAAAGGGATAAATTTTTCTTTCCGAACGTCCGCGTCCATGCCAGGGTTCCCCCGGCGCGGTTCCGGTCGTGGTCACCCAGGGGACTGTCGGTTATGCTTTCGGAAAACCCGTACATCTGCCATGCAACGGATCGCTCCGTGCCGGACAGGTTCGCACCGGTTCTCAAAGTCGTGTGCCGGTTTCGATACCCTTCGGGATTTCTTCGGTCCAGGAAGAAGTCGTCAGTGTGGCGGCGGGTGTACACCTGAAGGTTGGCGCCGAGAATCGTTCCTGAGACAGAACCGACCGTCGTGGACGTGGATTCTTTCTGATAGGGATAGGCCGTCGTGTAAAAGTTCAGCGCACCGAAGCTTTTATCCTCCATGCCGGCCATCCATTTCCACTTCCCTGCTTGGCCCCGGAGCCCTAACACGTCTCTTGAAAGCTCAGTTCCATAGCTCCATCCCCCGTGAACGGTTCGTGAAAGGGAGAAAGCGGAAGAAAAGCTCTCCCCCGCGAATCCTGTTTCCATATACCCCATTGCAAGGTTGTGATCTCCCGCCAGGATACGGGCTTCATGACTCGCAGAGGATCGGGTCACGATCCGTACGGCTCCGCCCGGAATGGGCCCCGACGGCGAAAAAGCCCAACCTCCGGGGGTATATTCCACCCTCTCGACACTGTCCAGATCCACAGGCAGGTCGAGGGTAAAGTGACCGGTCTGGGGATCGTTGAGGGGGATGCCGTCGAGGTACACCCGGATCCCTTCGTACCCCGCACCCCGCCCCTGAAGATCGGCCTGAACACCGAAGGGAGCCCGGAGAGACAGAACATCGGGAAGGTAAAGGTTTATAAGGCCCTGGAGATCCACGGCCGGTGAGGATTCGATCTCTTCCCGTGTCACGACCACCAGGGTACCGGGTTCCCCCGGAGCACGGACTTCTACCGTCGTTCCAAACTGGCAGAAGAGGGGAACGACTGTGAAAAAAGTCCATAATAAGGCGACGCACCGGAAGAACATGGACCGGATGATACAATACTTTTTGATCTCAAAACAGGAAGGTGCCCGGATGGAACTCTTACAGACCGAGCGAAGCATCGTCGCCGTGATCGACCTTCAGGGGAAACTGATGGAGATGATCCACCGTCCCCGGCTGGTCATCGGCTCGACCTGTCGGCTGATGAAACTGGCCGACCTATTCCAGGTCCCCGTCGTCCTGACGGAACAGTATCCGAAGGGTCTGGGAGGCACCCATCCAGAAGTACTGGAGGTTTTTCAAACCCTTTCAGTCCCCACCGGATATCTGGACAAGACGTCCATGGGATGCTGCGGGGACCCGGGGTTCGAAGTCCTTCTTCAAAAGGCCAGACCGGGCCTGGATCCGAAACGCAGGCAGATCGTCGTCGCGGGGATCGAAGCTCACGTGTGCGTCATGCAGACGGTGATCGAGCTATTGAACCTGGGCCACGACGTCCATGTCTGCTGGGAATGCGTGAGCGGCCGGGGAGAGGAATACCGGGACTATGCCCTGAAACGTATGGCCCAGGCCGGCGCCGTCATCACCAACCACGAATCGGTGGGGTTTGAATGGGCCCGCGACAAGAACCACCCGGCCTTCAAAGCCATGAGCAACCTCTTCAAGGAAGGTCAGCTGACAGAGTAAACATCCTTCCCGAAGAAAATCACACACAATTTTCGGGAGAATCTTCCTGCATCCATGTTCTGAACAAAGGAATTCAAAGATATATCAATCGGGTGGAGAATCCACGAGAAATAATGATATTTGACAAGAGTGTCGTCATATGTCATGATATATGACGACAAAGGGGTCATTTATCATGAATTTCAGACAGAATTATATACCCAGGGCACTCGATCTACCTTCCCTGCTGGCACGCAAATCGTACTTTTTGCTGGGACCAAGACAGACTGGAAAAAGCTGGCTGATTCGCTATACTCTCCCCGAGGTAAAAATATACAACCTGCTTGATTCTTCAACTTATCTACTTCTTAGCAGAGCCCCGGAACGCTTGCGTCAAGAACTCCGACCATCGGACAACCTTATCATTATTGATGAGATTCAGCGTCTCCCTGAACTTCTTAACGAGGTACATCTTCTAATTGAGGAAAAGGGTATCCGTTTTCTGCTAACAGGTTCCAGTGCCAGAAAATTACGACGGGGTGGTGTAAATCTCCTGGGTGGCCGGGCACGCATGCTTCGTTTCCATCCCTTTACAACCCTGGAACTTGGAAAGCATTTTGAGCTCACCAGAGCACTGAACCACGGCATGGTGCCCAACCATTACTTTTCGGATGAGCCGGATTTGGACCTTGAAGCATATACCGGCACCTATCTGCAGGAGGAAGTAGTGGCCGAGGGTGCAACCCGAAACGTCCCAGCATTCAGCCGCTTTTTAAAGGTAGCCGCCCATTGCAACAGTACCATTGTTAACTTCACAAAGGTTGCCAACGACGCCCAGGTACCGCGCACTACCGTACATGAATATTTCCAGATTCTCAAGGATACCCTCATCCTTCACGAACTTCCTGCATGGAAACAGTCAAGGAAAAGAAAGCCGATCGCGTCAAGCAAGTATTATTTCTTTGATCCTGGCGTCGTCAGGCAGCTGCAAGGGCGCATCTATACGGATGGAACAACAGAATTTGGAGAAGCTTTCGAAACATATATCTTCCACGAACTGATCAGTTATACTGATTACAGAACGCATGAACCACTTTATTTCTGGCGTTCCACATCGGGATTCGAAGTGGATTTTCTCCTGAGTGACCATACCGCCATTGAAGTGAAAGCCTCCTCAACAGTTTCACCCAGAGATATCAAATCTCTTCTGGCACTGAAGGAGGAAAATACTACCCGGCGCCAGATCTGCGTCTGTCGTGAGAGTTCCAGAAGAACCATCCATGGTGTTGAAATTATTCCTTACAGAGACTTTATCGAAGAATTATGGTCCGGAGAACTGGATTGATTTCATCAACATCCTCAGGAGGTAGATGATCATGAATAGAATTCTCCATTTTTTTTCGTCAGCTTGATTTTTACTAGTTGCTCCATGGCACAGGTCGAGGAGTTATGTATCAGCGAAAAGTGCAGTTACTCTTTTATATACATAGCTACGTTCCAAAATACCGCCTATGGAAGATACAACAGTGATACGGGGAGGATGCGTTTGAATACTTACTATGTAGTTGTTCGTAAAGGAGCGGTAGCCAGTGTTAAAGAAAACATGGAGAAATTGAAAGATATATTCTACGATCATTACAGAAAAACACA is a window from the Thermoanaerobaculia bacterium genome containing:
- the gmd gene encoding GDP-mannose 4,6-dehydratase, coding for MKRKAFITGITGQDGSYLAEFLLEKDYEVFGLIRRTSHSRLDRIEHLVDSIELVSGDLTDLASLLQALKAIQPDEVYNLAAQSFVPTSWNQPVLTADITALGPVRLLEAIRGNGRPVRFYQASSSEMFGKVDRVPQNETTPFHPRSPYGVSKVYAHLITVNYRESYNMFTCSGILFNHESPRRGLEFVTRKISHAVARIKSGLQSTLTLGNLDAKRDWGYAGDYVEAIWKMLQADTPEDYVVATGETHSVREFCAEAFSHVDLNWEDHVRTDPGLLRPADVELLVGDASKIRSRLGWTPRVSFPELVRMMVDADLKDLGHSR
- a CDS encoding S9 family peptidase — protein: MRNHRFTLLFLAFSLIAACTLQAAEKRAFTIPDLYSIQYLSDLQISPDGTELAFTVSEYDLPRAKRTSAIWLMNTDGSNLRKFTSGEALDRTPRWSPDGKTLAFTSTREKSTQLYVIPRSGGEARCLAKLTFGASDPVWSPDGRFIVVASDLYPECGPTAECNDKRKKDADEGPSQAHLADSLLYRHWDDWKDGKRTHLIRIDMEGGLTDLTPGDWDSPEFSLGGSRYGFTPDGSAFYFTSKRVDNPAESTNVDIWRIGLKDPETMKAQRLTTNPAYDGQPVISPDGTRLAFLTQTIPGYEADLFRLAILDLASKKVRLLTDLDSFDNWINHVEWSKDGRELYATAQVEGDTPFYRVDIESVKFTKIFTHEAIDSFILDPSETHLFYIHRSVGEPTEIYVKDLKKDTAPKRLTSFSERLLQEVDVRPAERMWIKGADGKELQVFLVKPHGFDPSKKYPLILNVHGGPQMMWQDSFRGDWQVYPGAGYIVAFPNPHGSTGYGQEYCAEISGDWGGKVYEDVLKVTDYLASLPYVDAERIGAMGWSYGGYMMDWILGHTDRYQCLASMMGVYDLRSMYGATEELWFPEWDLKGTPWDSEQYATFSPSFYASSFKTPTLVISGEKDFRVPYTQSLQLFTALQKQGVPSRLIIFKNSGHWPSWWDMILYYTAHLEWFQTYLGGDGPPWSVKDFVANRVFDTETGKRLDLEAP
- a CDS encoding ATP-dependent helicase, which codes for MTRTFKLSRDSGPKSYRVNYAGELNSEQHDVVMAPGGPMLVIAGAGSGKTRTLTYRVARLIEDGIPPNRILLLTFTNKAAREMLMRVEALCGMECPRGWSGTFHHMGNLFLRRHAESLGLKPNFSIMDREDTKDLLDAIVEDLGYSNLPVRFVSTDVLVELYSLSVNTEVDVEGLVHDRYPQFTAQLTEIQKVLITYNERKLAENLVDFDDLQSLMLRGLLEHEEIRTHYQNHFLHILVDEYQDTNKIQADLVDLLVGPQRNLMVVGDDAQSIYSFRGANFENIITFPDRFRDAKIFYLTTNYRSTPEVLNFANDSIRHNQRQFEKELHPVRESSGVPVTIVPCPDVYIQAEFCAQKILQLMEEGLDPQSIAILYRSHFQSMEVQLEFTRRGIPYEIRSGMRFFEQKHVKDIMAFLRITVNASDEPAWKRALKLYPTVGNRTAALLHAHVSKASDPLRAAISSDFIKAAPKRSQASAARFQELVKDLMGPRHQGDPAEAIRTIVEVMYRDYAVHTFPNAQARLDDLEEMAQFASRYGTIEDFLRELALLSELSGEDVAAGDKEGDRIILSTVHQAKGLEWDAVIVIGLAEHQFPSHWALKSPDGEEEERRLFYVACTRARDELVLAYPQMGHQRGNRDTIQRVSRFIGEVSPRLWEPVQLVQDYGW
- a CDS encoding DUF1579 domain-containing protein, with product MNRTIRTLSAFVLLTILAAFALATGQEEKPGQPAMSPEEQAMMEKWQTYMTPGPEHLKMARFVGSWNVRAKLWMQPGTEPQLSEATAEVTSILGDRFLQMTYTGSFMGMPFEGRNLLGYDNYTKKYTSIWFDSMGTGFYLTSGTCDDAGKVCTETGIWDDAVTEQKVAVRTVTTWKDKNTIVMETYSTYPDTPEFKSMELFYTRR
- a CDS encoding CbiX/SirB N-terminal domain-containing protein, which encodes MKTLLVLMAHGSPDPRWRQPFEDMDRHLAEILGRDRVTLAYMEFVSPTLLERAEEARARGIERLVIYPLFMSGGGHVSRDIPGQVLAVSSRYSDLKIEVLPPLGEDPVILDLVLSKARTALEDPLD
- a CDS encoding TonB-dependent receptor; this encodes MFFRCVALLWTFFTVVPLFCQFGTTVEVRAPGEPGTLVVVTREEIESSPAVDLQGLINLYLPDVLSLRAPFGVQADLQGRGAGYEGIRVYLDGIPLNDPQTGHFTLDLPVDLDSVERVEYTPGGWAFSPSGPIPGGAVRIVTRSSASHEARILAGDHNLAMGYMETGFAGESFSSAFSLSRTVHGGWSYGTELSRDVLGLRGQAGKWKWMAGMEDKSFGALNFYTTAYPYQKESTSTTVGSVSGTILGANLQVYTRRHTDDFFLDRRNPEGYRNRHTTLRTGANLSGTERSVAWQMYGFSESITDSPLGDHDRNRAGGTLAWTRTFGKKNLSLSLGLEGGSGTMLLLPSLSVERTMDLISTSFTLRRGSRLPSFTELYYASPANLGNPNLESPDMVEAEWNVAGKNWTVSLWGRHHSDEIEWVSDDGRATFHAVNLEPFFSAGLEFRIRLGTVTVFAAARDVDAPLPPDRLKYLSDYSALEAGGLVHFRFSQVRGTLSARWEDPETLDSRFLADLRVLCNWKDITFFLDIQNLTNTSYQDRLDIAMPGRWISSGLQIPLTGE
- a CDS encoding isochorismatase family protein, which translates into the protein MELLQTERSIVAVIDLQGKLMEMIHRPRLVIGSTCRLMKLADLFQVPVVLTEQYPKGLGGTHPEVLEVFQTLSVPTGYLDKTSMGCCGDPGFEVLLQKARPGLDPKRRQIVVAGIEAHVCVMQTVIELLNLGHDVHVCWECVSGRGEEYRDYALKRMAQAGAVITNHESVGFEWARDKNHPAFKAMSNLFKEGQLTE